GGGCCTGCCGTCGACCTGGGCCGCGATGTCCTCCAGCAGCGGCCCCAGCAACCGGTACGCCTCCGCCGTGCCGCCCGGCATGATGCTGGGCCCCTCCAGCGCGCCCTGCTCACCGCCGGAGATGCCGCTGCCGACGAAGTGCAGCCCGCGCTCGCGAAGGGCGGACTCCCGACGTCGGGTGTCGAGGAAATGGGCGTTCCCGCCGTCCACCAGCACGTCGCCCTCGTCGAGGAGCGGGACGAGCTCGTCGATGACCGTGTCGGTCGGATCACCCGCCTTGACCATGATGACGATCATGCGTGGGCGTTCGATCGCCGCGACGAAAGCCTCCGGCGACTCGGCCGGGACGAACTCGCCTTCGTGGCCGAACTCCTCCAGCAAGGCGTTGGTCCTGGCCTGCGTGCGGTTGTGCACGGCGACCCGGTAGCCGTGGCGGGCGAAGTTCCTGGCCAGGTTGCGGCCCATCACGGCCAGTCCGGTGACGCCGATCCGGGCCTTCGGCTGCTCGGCCATGAGACTCTCCTACTCGGCGGACAGCGAGAGGACCTCGTCCTCGGGGACCTCCAGGTACGTCTCCCCCTCAACCTCGATCGCCGAGCCGGAGAACGTGGCGAAGACGATTCGGTCGCCGACCTTGACGTCCACCGGGTGCGGCTTGCCGCTCTCCAGTGGCCGGCCGGGTCCCACCGCCACCACCTCGCCCGTACGGGTGTCGGCGTCCGCGGCGGGTTCCCCGATCGGCCTGACGACCAGGCGATCGTGCTCCGGGTGGAAGTCGGGCATGGGGTGCTCCTCTGAACTGGGCGGTACGGGTGCAAGCAGGGGGACCGACGGAACCGGGCGACGGAGGCGCGGACGAAGCGGTCCACATTCGATTCTGCCGGGGTTCCCGGATCCTGCACGGTATGACCACAGGCCTTCGGCCCCTCATGGAGTCGGGGCCACCCGGCTGCCCGACGCCTCGCCCGCCGAAGTGCGGCTCCGCAGGATCGCACGGTGGCGCGCCCGGGCCCGACGCTCCACCGCCCCCGGCCTCACCCGAACAGCGGAGCGACTCGGCACCGGGGGCTGCTGCTCAGCGGGGCTGGAGCCGGGTGCGCAGGAGGCAGAACTCGTTGCCTTCCGCGCCGGCCGGTACGCAGCACCGCTGCAACACCGGAACGGCCAGGAACGCGTCCCGGGCCGCAGCCGGGCTCTCCTCGGTCCGGTTCTCCTCGGTCCGGTTCTCCTCGGTCCGGTCGGCGAGGAGGACATCGACGGCGGCGAGACACCGGCCAGGCCGACGGGAGGTGTCGGCCTCCCGTGGACTTCACATCAGTGCTGCTCCGCCATGCTGCGGGCCGAGCTACCGAGCACGGGGACGTA
This genomic window from Streptomyces sp. TLI_235 contains:
- a CDS encoding chaperonin GroES, with protein sequence MPDFHPEHDRLVVRPIGEPAADADTRTGEVVAVGPGRPLESGKPHPVDVKVGDRIVFATFSGSAIEVEGETYLEVPEDEVLSLSAE